ACTGGAGTCTTTCGCCAATTTCATTTTCCACCGTAACCCAGGCGCCGAAAAAGACTTTACCTGCTTGTTGAGGAGAGTAATCAATAATTTTGAGAGCTTCGAGACGCTTACGTAAAAAGCGAACCCGGCGATCAATTTCTCTAAGACGTTTTTTGTTGTAGATATAATCAGCATTTTCGCTACGATCACCCAATGATGCCGCCCAGGAAACTTTTTTGGTGACTTCCGGGCGTTCCGCGCGCCACAGGTAATCCAGTTCCTTCTCTAATTTTTGATAGCCTTCACGGGTGATGAGATCAGATTTCACGGGAAGTACTCAAGGATGACGAGGCAACCATTTTCTGCGAAAAGTCATTATAGATGCAAGAGCAAACCTTTTTCGAAACATTCTCGCAGGTATATTCCACAATAACCATCACTGTGCACACTT
The DNA window shown above is from Alteromonadaceae bacterium 2753L.S.0a.02 and carries:
- a CDS encoding transcription elongation factor GreB — translated: MKSDLITREGYQKLEKELDYLWRAERPEVTKKVSWAASLGDRSENADYIYNKKRLREIDRRVRFLRKRLEALKIIDYSPQQAGKVFFGAWVTVENEIGERLQFRIVGGDEIYDRKDFISIDSPMARALLKKEVDDEATVQTPSGPAIWFINEIRYET